The following proteins are encoded in a genomic region of Drosophila willistoni isolate 14030-0811.24 chromosome 2L unlocalized genomic scaffold, UCI_dwil_1.1 Seg196, whole genome shotgun sequence:
- the LOC6639946 gene encoding tetratricopeptide repeat protein 7B isoform X2 → MANTNRNMRNNTTKVEALIESCRSEGKWQRVIELTDELKTGSPHNECLANFLVGEARLENYLEENALPSESNFGRAKSGLAEARRFLNLALGESGQKAGIALDAYLLLAKLCFACGEYETSLDNFVKAELNTLAEKELTLRSLKILAESYAIKGLCLEQQSLKPTSKFKKAEKDTEMISCFERASDLGLLYLQEYDIVSGSNNSSNNSTAGSTLNVNALSVQQSASSFAISSTIPSAQSNATPEVNRRMGAILETALQRAPIVLIKTGKLPTAVERYRIMLNAIETRATQSLRLTLARQLAEVLLRGVSGTVYIAPFTTKSGGSTLRGGSSSKKLWKPRKYAARQQFSPKNQQEEVILLLLIAEALAVRDTVLSQSPEFRQARQFAMGNVTAVYDLLTLATVRWGLVQLLNESFEKALKFSFGEQHIWRQYGLSLMAAEKHAQALRVLQESIKLIPSDPLPCLLASKLCYESLGAVKQGLDFAQQALKREVKGLRPTRSQLFVGIGHQQLAIQATLKSERDACHKLALEDLERAVQHDGNDHLAEYYLSLQYALLNQLNEALTHIRFALALRMEHAPCLHLFALLLTASRRPREALGVVDDALYEFPDNLQLLHVKAHLQLHLEDPETALATVQHMLAVWRDNYEAQLTAEEEKHSDTKSGVHLVHSSQMSDKDSMSRVEQALSEAASSLSSFTQKPGPRRPWMLQIEIWLLLADVYLRIDQPNEALNCIHEASQIYPLSHQIMFMRGQVHAYLDQWVDAKQCFLNAVAANPNHTEALRALGETHLILGEPRLAEKLLKDAAKLDPNCPKIWFSLGKILQTLGDYNASADCFATSLQLEPTCPVLPFTSIPLIFE, encoded by the exons ATGGCCAACACCAATAGGAATATGCGTAACAACACGACCAAAGTGGAAGCCCTCATTGAGAGCTGCCGAAGTGAGGGCAAGTGGCAGAGGGTGATTGAATTGACCGACGAACTAAAGACCGGATCGCCCCACAATG aGTGCCTGGCCAACTTTTTGGTGGGTGAAGCACGCCTGGAGAACTATTTGGAGGAGAATGCTCTTCCCTCCGAGTCGAACTTTGGACGGGCCAAAAGTGGTTTAGCTGAGGCACGGCGTTTCCTTAATCTGGCTTTGGGTGAGAGTGGCCAGAAGGCGGGCATAGCTCTCGATGCCTACCTTCTGCTGGCCAAATTGTGTTTCGCCTGTGGCGAATATGAAACCAGTTTGGATAACTTTGTCAAAGCGGAGCTTAATACCCTGGCCGAGAAGGAGCTGACACT ACGTAGCCTCAAAATCTTGGCAGAATCGTATGCCATTAAGGGTCTTTGCCTGGAGCAGCAGAGCTTAAAACCCACTTCCAAGTTCAAGAAGGCCGAAAAGGACACAGAAATG ATAAGCTGCTTTGAACGTGCCTCGGATCTGGGACTGCTCTACCTGCAGGAATATGATATAGTCAGTGGAAGTAATAATTCCTCTAATAATTCCACCGCCGGCTCCACTCTCAATGTGAATGCTTTGAGTGTACAACAATCGGCGAGTAGTTTTGCCATCAGCAGCACCATTCCCAGTGCCCAGAGCAATGCCACTCCAGAGGTGAATCGCCGCATGGGCGCCATACTGGAGACGGCCCTTCAGCGGGCTCCCATTGTGTTGATTAAGACGGGAAAACTACCAACTGCCGTGGAACGTTATAGAATCATGTTGAATGCGATTGAAACGAGGGCCACGCAATCGTTGCGTCTCACACTGGCCCGCCAATTGGCTGAGGTCCTGCTGAGAGGTGTCTCTGGAACAGTTTACATTGCCCCCTTTACCACCAAGTCGGGTGGAAGCACTCTACGTGGCGGGAGCTCCTCTAAGAAACTATGGAAGCCACGTAAATATGCAGCACGTCAGCAATTCTCGCCCAAGAATCAACAGGAGGAAGTCATTCTGCTGCTCCTAATAGCCGAAGCATTGGCCGTACGTGATACGGTTCTATCGCAGAGTCCGGAATTCCGACAGGCACGTCAATTTGCCATGGGCAATGTCACAGCTGTCTATGATCTCCTAACCCTGGCCACTGTACGCTGGGGCCTAGTGCAATTGCTCAATGAATCGTTCGAGAAGGCCTTGAAATTCAGTTTCGGCGAGCAGCACATATGGCGGCAATATGGTCTCAGTTTGATGGCAGCCGAAAAGCATGCCCAGGCCTTGAGGGTGTTGCAGGAATCCATTAAGCTAATACCAAGTGATCCGTTGCCCTGTCTCTTGGCCTCGAAATTGTGCTACGAGAGCTTGGGTGCAGTTAAACAGGGCTTGGACTTTGCCCAGCAGGCACTGAAACGTGAAGTTAAGG GCCTACGTCCAACGCGAAGCCAACTCTTTGTGGGCATTGGCCATCAGCAATTGGCCATTCAAGCCACATTGAAGAGCGAGCGGGATGCGTGCCACAAACTGGCCTTGGAGGATTTAGAGCGAGCTGTCCAACATGATGGCAATGATCATTTGGCCGAGTATTATTTATCCCTGCAGTATGCTTTACTCAATCAATTGAATGAGGCTCTAACTCATATACGTTTCGCTTTGGCTTTGCGCATGGAGCATGCTCCGTGTCTTCATTTATTTGCCCTCCTCCTGACCGCATCGAGGCGACCACGTGAAGCTTTGGGTGTAGTAGACGATGCTCTATACGAATTTCCCGATAATCTGCAATTGCTACATGTCAAGGCACATCTTCAGCTTCATCTGGAGGATCCGGAgacagctttggccactgtcCAGCATATGCTGGCCGTTTGGCGTGATAATTACGAGGCTCAATTAACCGCCGAAGAGGAGAAGCATTCCGATACCAAGAGTGGCGTTCATTTAGTCCATTCCTCACAAATGTCCGATAAGGATTCAA TGTCCCGTGTGGAGCAGGCCTTGAGTGAAGCGGCCAGTTCGTTGAGTTCATTTACACAAAAACCAGGACCACGTAGACCCTGGATGCTCCAAATTGAG ATTTGGCTATTGCTTGCGGATGTCTATTTGCGAATTGATCAGCCCAATGAGGCATTAAATTGCATACACGAGGCCTCACAGATATATCCTTTGTCGCATCAAATAATGTTCATG CGTGGTCAAGTCCATGCCTATTTGGATCAATGGGTCGATGCTAAGCAATGTTTCCTCAATGCTGTGGCCGCCAATCCCAATCATACAGAAGCTTTGCGTGCCCTAGGTGAAACGCATTTGATTTTGGGTGAGCCACGTTTGGCCGAAAAATTGCTTAAAGATGCAGCCAAATTGGATCCCAATTGTCCCAAGATATG GTTCTCCTTGGGCAAAATATTGCAAACTTTGGGCGATTATAATGCATCAGCTGATTGCTTTGCCACCTCATTGCAATTGGAGCCAACGTGTCCCGTACTTCCGTTTACCTCGATACcattaatttttgaataa
- the LOC6639946 gene encoding tetratricopeptide repeat protein 7B isoform X1: protein MANTNRNMRNNTTKVEALIESCRSEGKWQRVIELTDELKTGSPHNECLANFLVGEARLENYLEENALPSESNFGRAKSGLAEARRFLNLALGESGQKAGIALDAYLLLAKLCFACGEYETSLDNFVKAELNTLAEKELTLRSLKILAESYAIKGLCLEQQSLKPTSKFKKAEKDTEMISCFERASDLGLLYLQEYDIVSGSNNSSNNSTAGSTLNVNALSVQQSASSFAISSTIPSAQSNATPEVNRRMGAILETALQRAPIVLIKTGKLPTAVERYRIMLNAIETRATQSLRLTLARQLAEVLLRGVSGTVYIAPFTTKSGGSTLRGGSSSKKLWKPRKYAARQQFSPKNQQEEVILLLLIAEALAVRDTVLSQSPEFRQARQFAMGNVTAVYDLLTLATVRWGLVQLLNESFEKALKFSFGEQHIWRQYGLSLMAAEKHAQALRVLQESIKLIPSDPLPCLLASKLCYESLGAVKQGLDFAQQALKREVKGLRPTRSQLFVGIGHQQLAIQATLKSERDACHKLALEDLERAVQHDGNDHLAEYYLSLQYALLNQLNEALTHIRFALALRMEHAPCLHLFALLLTASRRPREALGVVDDALYEFPDNLQLLHVKAHLQLHLEDPETALATVQHMLAVWRDNYEAQLTAEEEKHSDTKSGVHLVHSSQMSDKDSNSVYAASLAAVSRVEQALSEAASSLSSFTQKPGPRRPWMLQIEIWLLLADVYLRIDQPNEALNCIHEASQIYPLSHQIMFMRGQVHAYLDQWVDAKQCFLNAVAANPNHTEALRALGETHLILGEPRLAEKLLKDAAKLDPNCPKIWFSLGKILQTLGDYNASADCFATSLQLEPTCPVLPFTSIPLIFE, encoded by the exons ATGGCCAACACCAATAGGAATATGCGTAACAACACGACCAAAGTGGAAGCCCTCATTGAGAGCTGCCGAAGTGAGGGCAAGTGGCAGAGGGTGATTGAATTGACCGACGAACTAAAGACCGGATCGCCCCACAATG aGTGCCTGGCCAACTTTTTGGTGGGTGAAGCACGCCTGGAGAACTATTTGGAGGAGAATGCTCTTCCCTCCGAGTCGAACTTTGGACGGGCCAAAAGTGGTTTAGCTGAGGCACGGCGTTTCCTTAATCTGGCTTTGGGTGAGAGTGGCCAGAAGGCGGGCATAGCTCTCGATGCCTACCTTCTGCTGGCCAAATTGTGTTTCGCCTGTGGCGAATATGAAACCAGTTTGGATAACTTTGTCAAAGCGGAGCTTAATACCCTGGCCGAGAAGGAGCTGACACT ACGTAGCCTCAAAATCTTGGCAGAATCGTATGCCATTAAGGGTCTTTGCCTGGAGCAGCAGAGCTTAAAACCCACTTCCAAGTTCAAGAAGGCCGAAAAGGACACAGAAATG ATAAGCTGCTTTGAACGTGCCTCGGATCTGGGACTGCTCTACCTGCAGGAATATGATATAGTCAGTGGAAGTAATAATTCCTCTAATAATTCCACCGCCGGCTCCACTCTCAATGTGAATGCTTTGAGTGTACAACAATCGGCGAGTAGTTTTGCCATCAGCAGCACCATTCCCAGTGCCCAGAGCAATGCCACTCCAGAGGTGAATCGCCGCATGGGCGCCATACTGGAGACGGCCCTTCAGCGGGCTCCCATTGTGTTGATTAAGACGGGAAAACTACCAACTGCCGTGGAACGTTATAGAATCATGTTGAATGCGATTGAAACGAGGGCCACGCAATCGTTGCGTCTCACACTGGCCCGCCAATTGGCTGAGGTCCTGCTGAGAGGTGTCTCTGGAACAGTTTACATTGCCCCCTTTACCACCAAGTCGGGTGGAAGCACTCTACGTGGCGGGAGCTCCTCTAAGAAACTATGGAAGCCACGTAAATATGCAGCACGTCAGCAATTCTCGCCCAAGAATCAACAGGAGGAAGTCATTCTGCTGCTCCTAATAGCCGAAGCATTGGCCGTACGTGATACGGTTCTATCGCAGAGTCCGGAATTCCGACAGGCACGTCAATTTGCCATGGGCAATGTCACAGCTGTCTATGATCTCCTAACCCTGGCCACTGTACGCTGGGGCCTAGTGCAATTGCTCAATGAATCGTTCGAGAAGGCCTTGAAATTCAGTTTCGGCGAGCAGCACATATGGCGGCAATATGGTCTCAGTTTGATGGCAGCCGAAAAGCATGCCCAGGCCTTGAGGGTGTTGCAGGAATCCATTAAGCTAATACCAAGTGATCCGTTGCCCTGTCTCTTGGCCTCGAAATTGTGCTACGAGAGCTTGGGTGCAGTTAAACAGGGCTTGGACTTTGCCCAGCAGGCACTGAAACGTGAAGTTAAGG GCCTACGTCCAACGCGAAGCCAACTCTTTGTGGGCATTGGCCATCAGCAATTGGCCATTCAAGCCACATTGAAGAGCGAGCGGGATGCGTGCCACAAACTGGCCTTGGAGGATTTAGAGCGAGCTGTCCAACATGATGGCAATGATCATTTGGCCGAGTATTATTTATCCCTGCAGTATGCTTTACTCAATCAATTGAATGAGGCTCTAACTCATATACGTTTCGCTTTGGCTTTGCGCATGGAGCATGCTCCGTGTCTTCATTTATTTGCCCTCCTCCTGACCGCATCGAGGCGACCACGTGAAGCTTTGGGTGTAGTAGACGATGCTCTATACGAATTTCCCGATAATCTGCAATTGCTACATGTCAAGGCACATCTTCAGCTTCATCTGGAGGATCCGGAgacagctttggccactgtcCAGCATATGCTGGCCGTTTGGCGTGATAATTACGAGGCTCAATTAACCGCCGAAGAGGAGAAGCATTCCGATACCAAGAGTGGCGTTCATTTAGTCCATTCCTCACAAATGTCCGATAAGGATTCAA ATTCCGTCTATGCTGCTTCATTGGCTGCAGTGTCCCGTGTGGAGCAGGCCTTGAGTGAAGCGGCCAGTTCGTTGAGTTCATTTACACAAAAACCAGGACCACGTAGACCCTGGATGCTCCAAATTGAG ATTTGGCTATTGCTTGCGGATGTCTATTTGCGAATTGATCAGCCCAATGAGGCATTAAATTGCATACACGAGGCCTCACAGATATATCCTTTGTCGCATCAAATAATGTTCATG CGTGGTCAAGTCCATGCCTATTTGGATCAATGGGTCGATGCTAAGCAATGTTTCCTCAATGCTGTGGCCGCCAATCCCAATCATACAGAAGCTTTGCGTGCCCTAGGTGAAACGCATTTGATTTTGGGTGAGCCACGTTTGGCCGAAAAATTGCTTAAAGATGCAGCCAAATTGGATCCCAATTGTCCCAAGATATG GTTCTCCTTGGGCAAAATATTGCAAACTTTGGGCGATTATAATGCATCAGCTGATTGCTTTGCCACCTCATTGCAATTGGAGCCAACGTGTCCCGTACTTCCGTTTACCTCGATACcattaatttttgaataa